A region from the Hyalangium ruber genome encodes:
- a CDS encoding phosphoribosylanthranilate isomerase, with translation MEATTRVRVKVCCIMSEEEARIAVRHGASALGLVSRMPSGPGVISEERIAEIASQVPPPVGTFLLSCATEVEELVEQHRRTRANTLQLVDHVPRENLRRLRQALPGVRLVQVIHVASPASLDEALSVASEVDALLLDSGNPTLAVKELGGTGRVHDWEVSRRIRERSPVPVFLAGGLRPENVVEAVRQVGPFGVDICSGLRTNGALDEDKVARFFRALDSGVLGLHHV, from the coding sequence GTGGAAGCAACAACCCGAGTCCGAGTGAAGGTGTGCTGCATCATGTCCGAGGAAGAGGCGCGCATCGCCGTGCGCCATGGCGCCTCGGCCTTGGGGCTCGTGTCACGGATGCCCAGCGGGCCCGGCGTCATCTCCGAGGAGCGCATCGCGGAGATCGCCTCCCAGGTCCCCCCACCGGTGGGCACCTTCCTGCTCTCGTGCGCCACGGAGGTGGAGGAGCTGGTCGAGCAGCACCGGCGCACCCGCGCCAACACCCTTCAACTCGTGGACCACGTGCCCCGGGAGAACCTCCGCCGGCTGCGTCAGGCCCTGCCCGGCGTGCGGCTGGTGCAGGTCATCCACGTCGCCAGCCCCGCCTCGCTCGATGAGGCGCTCTCGGTGGCCTCGGAGGTGGATGCGCTGCTGCTCGACAGCGGCAACCCCACCCTGGCCGTCAAGGAGCTGGGCGGCACCGGCCGGGTCCACGACTGGGAGGTGAGCCGGCGCATCCGCGAGCGCTCTCCCGTGCCCGTGTTCCTCGCCGGAGGCCTGCGCCCGGAGAACGTGGTGGAAGCCGTGCGACAGGTAGGCCCGTTCGGCGTGGACATCTGCTCCGGGCTGCGGACGAACGGCGCGCTGGATGAGGACAAGGTGGCCCGCTTCTTCCGGGCGCTGGACTCAGGGGTCCTCGGGCTCCACCACGTGTAG